A genomic window from Desulfatiglans anilini DSM 4660 includes:
- a CDS encoding NUDIX hydrolase yields MSYAGEMRKLVGPRRIFVPGVRAVIVNAAGEILLQRRNDNGLWGLPGGSVELDESPLTALRREVAEETSLEVISAEPMGLYCGPRQKFTYPNGDEVQCFALAFIVKSWRGTPRADGIEGSILRFFTLFDQPKDIVPVHLATIEDYRKYDGRFLLSH; encoded by the coding sequence ATGAGCTATGCGGGAGAGATGCGGAAGTTGGTCGGACCCCGCAGGATCTTCGTGCCCGGCGTGCGGGCGGTCATCGTGAACGCCGCTGGAGAGATCCTGCTGCAGCGCCGCAATGACAACGGCCTGTGGGGTTTACCCGGCGGGTCTGTCGAATTGGATGAATCCCCCCTCACAGCGCTCCGCCGAGAGGTGGCGGAGGAGACCTCCCTGGAGGTGATCAGCGCCGAGCCTATGGGCCTATACTGCGGCCCTCGCCAGAAATTCACCTACCCGAACGGCGACGAGGTGCAGTGTTTCGCCTTGGCCTTCATCGTGAAAAGCTGGCGCGGCACTCCTCGTGCAGACGGCATCGAAGGCTCAATACTTCGTTTTTTCACGCTTTTCGACCAACCCAAAGACATCGTACCGGTGCATTTGGCGACGATCGAAGACTACCGGAAATACGACGGGAGATTTCTCTTGTCTCATTAG
- a CDS encoding HAD family hydrolase, with protein sequence MKTGVPRRWFALTLLALLLTSLLFSATALLAMVSCKDPLPSWNAGEAKDRILAFVRNVTQPGSPAFVPVQERIAVFDNDGTLCLEKPVPFQFAFSFERIRALAEIDTELAEQQPYKAVIDGDEVTLHNLDPAELEQTLMISFAGTTIESFQEAVNYWMGRARHPRYQRFYTELVYQPMMELLDYLRTNDFRIFVVSGSGADFIRVFSGTLYGIPVERVVGSSLVYELEKTAGGQRIIKTDKLNSYNVDGEKVLNIALHIGRRPILAFGNSDGDLAMLEYADNGKGPGLSLLLHHDDETREYLYAQGAEKAIETARSRGWQIVGMARDFKYVFPFELSQPR encoded by the coding sequence ATGAAAACCGGGGTTCCCAGACGTTGGTTCGCACTGACGCTTCTCGCTCTTCTCCTCACCAGCCTGCTCTTTTCCGCAACGGCGCTCCTCGCTATGGTGTCCTGCAAGGATCCGCTTCCTTCCTGGAACGCCGGTGAAGCCAAGGATCGGATCCTGGCCTTCGTCCGGAACGTCACCCAACCCGGAAGCCCTGCCTTCGTCCCGGTACAGGAACGTATCGCCGTCTTCGACAACGACGGCACCCTCTGCCTCGAAAAACCCGTCCCCTTCCAGTTCGCTTTCAGCTTCGAGCGCATCCGTGCCCTCGCGGAAATCGACACCGAACTGGCAGAACAGCAGCCATACAAAGCCGTGATCGATGGCGACGAGGTCACTTTGCACAACCTGGATCCGGCTGAACTCGAGCAGACGCTCATGATCAGTTTCGCAGGCACCACGATCGAATCCTTCCAGGAAGCTGTGAACTACTGGATGGGGAGGGCGCGTCATCCGCGTTACCAGCGATTTTACACCGAGCTTGTCTATCAACCGATGATGGAACTGCTCGACTACCTGCGCACCAACGATTTCCGGATCTTTGTCGTTTCGGGGAGTGGCGCCGACTTCATCCGCGTCTTTTCGGGGACCCTGTACGGGATCCCCGTCGAGAGGGTCGTCGGCAGCAGCCTGGTCTATGAACTCGAAAAGACGGCTGGAGGCCAGCGGATCATCAAGACGGACAAGCTCAATTCCTATAACGTCGACGGGGAAAAGGTGCTCAATATCGCCTTGCACATCGGGCGAAGACCCATTCTGGCCTTCGGCAATTCCGACGGCGACCTCGCCATGCTCGAATACGCCGACAACGGCAAAGGGCCCGGACTTTCGCTGCTCCTCCACCATGACGACGAGACCCGCGAATACCTCTATGCCCAGGGCGCGGAAAAGGCCATCGAGACCGCCCGGAGCCGCGGTTGGCAGATTGTCGGGATGGCCCGGGACTTCAAGTACGTATTTCCTTTCGAGCTGTCTCAGCCTCGTTGA